Genomic DNA from Orcinus orca chromosome 6, mOrcOrc1.1, whole genome shotgun sequence:
CCCAACTGAGAATTCGTTTGTGGACATGCCCTGACCTCAGATCGAAACCCATTTGGGGCCCCACTCCACATCTCACTCCCTCCGCTTCCCCACAAAACTGGTGGAACCTCCACCAGCCTCACTGGGCCAGTCATGCCTAGAAGACGGGCAGCTTGGGCTAGAGCACCCAGGACCCCAGGACGGAGGTCCAGACGCATGTGGCCCAGCGACCCTTGCTCCCCCCGATCACGGCCTGTTTAGAGAGGCAAGGAAAACTTGCCCCGGAGAAAGACAGGTGCGGTGCGGTGTGGGCAGGAGGGGTAAGCAAGGGAggcaatgtaaatatatatgtataacatcaTCTCTTATTCTTTGTAATTCTCAGCCACAACACTCCAGTTTTATGTCTGGAGTAACAGGCGAGACCTCCCCCCCCGCCCAAAGCCCTGCATGCTTGTGTCTGGTGCCGGTGCTGTGAAAGGGTTCGGCTCttgtctccttttattttcttgtccgTAGGTGGGATTTTGAGGAGAGGTTTCGTTTAAGATAATTGGAATatcaattttcttctcttgtgcctGATGATATCTGATCAGGGAGGTGATGAGGGCCAGCTGTCCACATATGGCTTAAATAGTTTTGGCGCTGAGGACAGAGGAAGGTCTCCCCTACCCCTAGGCACCGCTGCCTTTGCACCACCAAAGCCGCGGGGTGAAGAGGGAGCAGAATACCCACCACCGAGACAGTGTCTGGAGCATTTCTCAAAGGTGGAAGCGACTTTTTCAGGACCCACGTTAGGAAATCTTGCCGAGAGACAGACACATGGGGTGGGCATCTAAGCGATTCCCCTGTCCACCTAACAAGCTAAGAGTCGTTTCCTCCAAAGAGGGCACGGAGGGAAGGTCAGTCCCATCCCGAGTTTCTGGTATCAAAGCTTCCTCGGCATAACGTTTAAAGAAGCTGGGCTTTGAAGTAAGGCGGTCTGGTGCGCGCGCAGTCTTCCAGCCAGAGCTGATATCCGTGGAGAAAGGAAACCGGCGCTTTGCTCCCAGCAGGGTCAGTGGGCCTCGAACTCTGAGGCATTGAGATCTGGGCTGAGTCTGTTTCGGAGGCTGAGGCTGGACAGCGGCGAGTGCATATCTGAAGGCTCCAGCCTGTGCCGGAGAGGGATTAGAGAAAAAGCCCAAACTcaaccctcaccccacccccgaccTGGGAGCTCAGCGCTGAGAAATGGGGGATTTTCCAAAATAGTCAGTCCAGACGATCAGGTCAAAAAGTAAGGTTTCCACAGTATCAAGTTTGAGGTTTGGATAATTGTTTCCTTGAACTTGTTTAAACTTTACCTGCCTAGCATAATAGACAGAACTcaagtcccccccaccccatcccaacaCATCCCCAGCTCCTGAGGCAGCCGTGCCCCAACGTGGCCCGAGCctaggagggcagggagaggcctgcgcactggcCTGGACGAGGCAGGAGGCAGGCATGGGCCCCCGTTTCTCACCCGCCTGGGTGCACCCGGCGCCCGCCCGGCGCCCTCCCGGCCTCCAACCGCTGCCCTTCCGGTTGAAAAGTCTTACTCCCTAGTGGCTCAATTAACCGGATTATTGTTTCCTACAGAGAGAAATCAACTCACATTCAGCTGAACCCTGTCACTGCAAACGCCATGCTCAATGAAACTCAgcataaaggaaaatatagagaggaaaagaggaagggaagccccaaaccccaCTGCCAATTTTGGGGAGGTGGTCTCTGGTCATATCATTGTTttagggggagaaggagggaggtcaGTGAGCTTGTTTGATCAAGTGTGCATTTGCGGTGCTGTCAACCCCAAAGGAAAGTGTTGGGGAAGAAAGAAACCACATTGTTCGGTCCCATCCTTGTGACTCAGGAGCAGGGACCCTGCTGGGGTGTCCTGACCGACGCAGGGTGGGGGGAAACACAAGACAGCCACAGTAGGCATCGTACTGACAAGGAAACACAGACCTCCGCGACGTGAGCATCCGAGGGGCAAACGGGTGGCTTATTTTTCCAAGCGCTTCGTGCTTCCAGATCTGGGCGCCCCGGCGATTCGCCTTCCGTGCTGTGCGCTGTTTGTAGTTTAAGAAACGGGGGGGACCATCTCTATAGATTCACACCCGTGCAGGGGCCAGGCGAGATGTGGGTGCAATTATTTGTTCTTCAGGACCACGGTCCGCTCCAGGGTGAACGGGTTTTTGTCCCTCCACGAGGGtttttctcccccagactccagcCCTCAGCTTCCTCCCTTCCTGGCCTGGATGCAGCCAGAGGATCGGGGCACAGTCCTGCACCCCTGAGCACGCATCCGCACAGCCCACCGGTTTGGAACCCCTgggtcccctccccttctctcccctcccctgtcaGGTCCACTTGGTGGATCCCGTTAATCCCTTCAGGGAGCGCCGGCGCAACGCGGGAGCGGGGTTGAGTTCTCTCTCGGCTTTGGGTTACTTCTCCCCGGAGGTGTCAGTCTTCCTCTGTCTGGGGGCTGGGAGGTCCCAGCTCTGAGCTGCTCTGCCGCGGCTCCATGGGACCGGGAGCCACATTTACACAACCGACTGTGACGGGCCGCAGGCTGGGGCGGCAAGGCGGCGAGGCCGGGCCCTGACGCGCGGCTGTGTCTCCACAGTGAAGGAGGAGGGCGACCGGGAGATCTCCAGCTCGAGGGACAGTCCCCCGGTGCGCCTGAAAAAGCCACGCAAGGCACGCACGGCCTTCACCGACCATCAGCTGGCGCAGCTGGAGCGCAGCTTTGAGAGGCAGAAGTACCTGAGCGTGCAGGACCGCATGGAGCTCGCAGCCTCGCTCAACCTCACCGACACGCAGGTCAAGACCTGGTACCAGAACCGCAGGTGAGGCCCGGCTGCGCGCGACAGGGGGGAAAGGGccccctctgctctcctccctgcccctccacgGGACCCACCAGTACATGATCTGATGTGTCGAGGGAGGGCCCCTGAGCTTTCCCCGTTCTGTAAAACTAGGGAAACTGAGGACTCAGAGAGCGGAGGCCTTGCCCGAAGTCCACggtgagggagagagacaggactAGAGTTGATCAGGTGGACAGACAGACATGTGGGCCACTGGAGGTCCAAGCCTCCCCACCCTAGCCACGTCCTACCACCCCCATCCAGCCCAGGCAgctgctggggggcagggggtggctctgagctctcccagagggATTCTTCTGGCCTCCTCAGCCTTTCTAGCCCCGAAACGCAAGGAGGGAAGGGGCCCAGCCCTAGCTTCTTGGGGACTGGGGAGCCGGGAAACTGGTGTTGGGCACGGGTCTTGAACCTGGTATTTCCTAATCTCCCTCCCCAACACATTCACAGGATGAAGAGATACACAAACAggtacaaaacacacacatacagccaCACACTCAACCCACAGTCACACACTCACATCGACGCTACTCAGtaatacaaacacacatacaccacagTCACCCACACACGCTTAGCGGAGGCCGGAACGGTGCTTTCCATAAACAAGCCTCAGAACACGCTGCCCCATTAATAATAAATACCTGATTACTGCTCCGGGCATCAATAATTAAGGCCCGTTACAGTAATTACACAATTATGATGATGTGAATAATTCAGGCAGGGAAACGGGGCTGGTGTGGCTGAGTCCGACTCAGTGGGACCGCCTCGCCGGCCAGGTGCGCCCAGGAGTCCGGCCGCAGCCCTGGCAGCCAGTGTGGCCTCGGCTTTCTtgccttcccccaaccccagccgACCCTCTGCTGGTAGCCTCCCGGCTTCGGCACCAGACAGACTGCAGGGCTCGCCCGAAGCCTCGGATCTGCGTGCGGACTGCCGCGGACGCGGCCGCGCGGCGGAGAGAGCGTGCGCACATCCTCTCCCGTCGCCGTCTCTGGCCCGCGAGCTTCCGCAGAGGCGCCGCCAACTGGGGTACCGCGGCTGTGCTGGCCTCCGCCGGGCCGGCTGTGCCGCTGGGAGGATCAACCGAGTCCCCTCCAACGGCTAGAGAACCGATCCCCGCGCCCCCGCCTTCCTGTCCAAGGCGATCTCGCTTTCCTCAGGCCTCCCCAGGAGCATCCACACCCCCGCTCCAAGCGCCCAGACTGCGACCCCCTGAGCAGAGTGTGCCGAGGTCAGACCCCGGGCTTAGAACCCAGGGTCTCCTCTTCCTAGGCCATCTTGAAAACTGGCCCgcgcctcagttttcttatctgtaagtgGGGTTAACAGCCATGGAAGGCCGGTGGGAGATTAAAGGAGCCGATGCATGTAACCCGCTAGACGGTGCCTGGCGGCCCGTTATTTATTAATGAATTATAGTGTGACCCCTTTGGTGTCCCTGCAGGCGCTCTGGGGCACTCGTGAGGGGCAGGGGTCTCCCGGCGCCACAGTTCTGACCCCGCCTTACGCGTTTACTTCGGTCCCTAGGACTAAATGGAAGCGACAGACGGCCGTCGGGTTGGAGCTGCTGGCGGAGGCAGGCAATTACTCAGCGCTCCAGCGGATGTTCCCGTCGCCTTATTTCTACCCGCAGAGTCTGGTTTCCAACCTGGATCCCGGCGCCGCGCTGTATCTGTACCGCGGGCCCAGCGCGCCGCCGCCCGCCCTGCAGAGACCTCTGGTGCCCCGCATCCTCATCCACGGACTCCAGGGCGCCAGCGAGCCGCCCCCGCCGCTGCCCCCGCTGGCCGGCGTCCTCCCGCGGGCCGCGCAGCCTCGGTGAAGCGCCCGCCCGCCGGCCCGCGGAGCACCCGGGCCCGGCTCCGGGGCTCCGCGCTGGCCCCTTCCGCCTGCCTCTGGGAGGGCGCGGGGTTTCAACGCCCCTTCCCAGGGGCCCCGGGTCCGGCCCTCCCTGGCGTCCAGCCCAGTGTCCCCAGAAGGGCCAAATGCCAAGTCTTCTGCGTCCCGGACCCCGGGACTGAGTCTCCCTAACCATCTTCGGCGTCCTCACTCCCGGCCACTCCATCAGGGAGCCACTTCCACCGCCGGGGGTACACACATCCCCACACCCCGCCCCCGTCACTCCCCACCCGCGCCCCCTTGCCCCTCCCCGGTGCAGGTGGGCGACCCCCATGCTGCCCTTTCCCACTCCCCCTCCACGCTCCGGCGGTACCCCAAGCCCTCTCCCCGCAGCCCTGACACGCggaggggaaggggagtgtggagcctctcccgcccctccccccagctccaggGCCAACGGCAGAGCTGTACATACCGTGTGCAAAGTGTATATGAAGTTATTTATTCGTGACCCATGAGCCCGTGACTGTGTCTGTGAATCAGTGAGTTTGTGGCCTGtgcccaccctcctcccaggCGGGGCAGGAAGGGGTCAGGGGACTTGCCCACCTACCCCGACCT
This window encodes:
- the BARHL1 gene encoding barH-like 1 homeobox protein isoform X1; amino-acid sequence: MEGSNGFGIDSILSHRAGSPALPKGDPLLGDCRSPLELSPRSESSSDCSSPASPGRDCLETGAPRPGGASGPGLDSHLQPGQLSAPAQSRTVTSSFLIRDILADCKPLAACAPYSSSGQPAAPEPGGRLAAKAGEDFREKLDRSSSNASSDSEYKVKEEGDREISSSRDSPPVRLKKPRKARTAFTDHQLAQLERSFERQKYLSVQDRMELAASLNLTDTQVKTWYQNRRTKWKRQTAVGLELLAEAGNYSALQRMFPSPYFYPQSLVSNLDPGAALYLYRGPSAPPPALQRPLVPRILIHGLQGASEPPPPLPPLAGVLPRAAQPR